In Macadamia integrifolia cultivar HAES 741 chromosome 13, SCU_Mint_v3, whole genome shotgun sequence, one DNA window encodes the following:
- the LOC122060021 gene encoding putative E3 ubiquitin-protein ligase RING1a, whose translation MPAQKRSSENLEEESQQRHHHHHSNNNTQAAAAEEEEEEEEEGEDSDGSPSSSGGDETEFVLVRLSDIRKEVQCPICLGIIRKTRTVMECLHRFCRECIDKSMRLGNNECPACRTHCASRRSLRDDPNYDSLIAALYPDIDKYEEEELAFHEEERNRNKQIQASIAQTLKRQSEALGRRRTKFRRSHGNYRSSHPRARRSGRGLEFQGSDDDDETNGNDGGKDSSSDEHIEVKPKRCRRWPGPRFSQPSSAAANADGGCDENDDLEVSRESTGASPGLIGNTEVLAWGKGGVRSHTRYGSVSGNNGKNARITRLSKLVEHLRSLDEKEDELDVHLTLIPLDEESIPSLQRPYLCCRPSLSIRHLCQYVALHTAVQAEDVQILVVKEPHYTNADQCGSLFNSSTSKDDQILKSLVSLSKGDLQLLEEQDTLAKLQAKFTSCQAQLVLAYRKKDGR comes from the exons ATGCCTGCTCAGAAGCGTTCCTCGGAAAATCTCGAAGAGGAATCCCAGCAAcgccatcaccaccaccacagcaacaacaacacacaagcagcagcagcagaagaagaagaagaagaagaagaagaaggagagg ATTCCGATGGAAGCCCTTCGTCTAGTGGCGGAGATGAAACCGA ATTTGTATTGGTGAGATTGTCAGACATACGCAAAGAAGTGCAATGTCCAATATGCCTAG GTATCATTCGGAAAACAAGAACTGTAATGGAATGCCTACATCGCTTTTGCAGGGAATGCATTGACAAATCAATGCGACTGGG GAACAATGAATGTCCTGCTTGCCGGACACATTGTGCAAGTCGGCGTTCTTTGAGGGACGATCCAAACTATGATTCTCTAATTGCTGCATTATATCCAGATATTGATAAGTATGAGGAGGAG GAACTGGCTTTCCATGAAGAGGAGAGGAATCGGAATAAGCAG ATCCAAGCATCCATTGCTCAGACATTAAAACGGCAATCAGAAGCACTTGGTCGGAGACGCACTAAGTTTAGGAGATCTCATGGAAATTATCGGAGCTCTCATCCAAGAGCGAGAAGAAGTGGTCGTGGTTTGGAATTTCAAGgatctgatgatgatgatgagacaAATGGCAATGATGGAGGCAAAGATTCATCTTCTGATGAGCACATAGAGGTAAAACCTAAAAGATGCAGGAGATGGCCAGGACCAAGGTTCTCTCAGCCTTCTTCTGCAGCTGCCAATGCAGATGGAGGCtgtgatgaaaatgatgatttgGAAGTGAGCAGAGAAAGCACAGGTGCATCCCCTGGGTTGATTGGAAATACGGAAGTACTGGCTTGGGGCAAGGGTGGTGTGCGGAGTCACACACGATATGGTAGTGTTAGCGGTAATAATGGTAAGAATGCTCGAATTACCCGCTTATCTAAGTTGGTAGAGCACCTGCGAAGCTTGGATGAAAAGGAAGATGAG TTGGATGTACATCTCACACTGATCCCTTTGGACGAAGAAAGTATACCGAGTTTGCAGCGACCATACCTTTGCTGCCGACCTAGCTTGTCTATTAGACACTTATGCCAA TATGTTGCTCTCCACACTGCAGTGCAAGCTGAAGACGTCCAAATATTGGTGGTAAAAGAGCCCCACTATACAAACGCTGACCAGTGTGGGTCATTGTTCAATTCTTCAACCTCCAAGGATGATCAGATTTTGAAGTCTCTTGTTAGTCTTTCCAAAGGTGATCTTCAATTGTTGGAAGAGCAAGACACCCTGGCAAAACTTCAAGCTAAATTTACCTCCTGCCAAGCCCAACTG GTTCTGGCATACCGGAAGAAGGATGGTAGGTAG